One Salinicoccus roseus genomic region harbors:
- a CDS encoding KinB-signaling pathway activation protein produces the protein MTSKYLVRFYFRTLLLGMVVTAIVSLVTEYQNVTRYLLEGQFGEFFAGLVWFLGYGLLIATVSQVAFFIYLFLHPLGMGIFKKLWPYVQLLLIMYAAFDMFYVRFYRVGVEAGQVWSYIWIPILVIVSGFIVARWKDRESPGTQLFIPALFYMIFMTSVTLIPFITVEDTSWIYRSVFTLIICNAFQLLMLPKYIEASEKEKAERGRVTKADLNEQKRSEREREQSEQKSKEKSQVKKRNALNYKNSTRQKDRHGK, from the coding sequence ATGACATCGAAATACCTAGTCAGGTTTTATTTTAGAACGCTTCTTCTTGGCATGGTGGTCACGGCCATCGTCAGTCTGGTCACAGAATACCAGAACGTAACGCGTTATTTGCTGGAGGGCCAGTTCGGTGAGTTCTTCGCCGGTCTGGTCTGGTTCCTCGGCTATGGGCTGCTGATCGCCACAGTCAGCCAGGTCGCTTTCTTCATATATCTATTCCTTCATCCGCTTGGCATGGGGATATTCAAAAAGCTATGGCCCTACGTGCAGCTGCTGCTTATCATGTACGCTGCATTCGACATGTTCTATGTCAGATTCTATAGGGTTGGTGTTGAAGCCGGTCAGGTATGGAGCTATATATGGATACCGATCCTTGTAATCGTGTCGGGCTTCATCGTGGCCCGCTGGAAGGACCGGGAGTCGCCGGGCACCCAGCTTTTCATTCCGGCACTCTTCTATATGATATTCATGACGTCTGTCACACTCATCCCCTTCATAACCGTAGAAGATACCTCGTGGATATACAGGTCGGTCTTCACCCTCATCATCTGTAATGCTTTCCAGCTGCTGATGCTTCCGAAATACATAGAAGCATCTGAAAAGGAGAAGGCAGAACGGGGCAGGGTCACCAAGGCGGACCTCAATGAACAGAAGAGAAGTGAAAGGGAACGGGAACAGAGCGAACAGAAAAGCAAGGAAAAGTCCCAGGTCAAAAAAAGAAATGCATTGAATTATAAAAACAGCACAAGACAGAAAGACCGTCATGGCAAGTGA
- a CDS encoding Mrp/NBP35 family ATP-binding protein, which yields MVTKEQVEEIVGNIDDPILNVPIKETDGIREISIKEEKNHVSVKVAIGRLGGQEQLDLQMKVVNLLKEAGAETVGLRFDELDEEVIEKHRGTSGSEVENRFKDNDTQFIAVASGKGGVGKSTVAVNLAVALAEKGKKVGIIDADIYGFSVPDMMGITEKPGIEDKTIIPVERFGVKVISMAFFVEENTPVIWRGPMLGKMISSFFNEVEWGDLDYLLLDLPPGTGDVALDVHQLLPHSKEIIVTTPHPTAAFVAARAGAMAQHTDHEIIGVIENMSYFESELTNEKEYVFGKGGGEKLAQELQAPLLGQLPLGQPEWNEKDFAPSVYTKEHKIGEIYRSIADNVIKESE from the coding sequence ATGGTCACTAAAGAACAAGTGGAAGAAATAGTTGGGAATATAGATGATCCGATACTTAATGTGCCAATTAAGGAAACGGACGGCATCAGGGAAATCAGCATCAAGGAAGAAAAGAACCACGTGAGCGTCAAAGTCGCAATCGGCCGTCTCGGCGGTCAAGAGCAGCTGGACCTGCAGATGAAAGTCGTCAATCTGCTGAAAGAGGCGGGAGCGGAAACAGTCGGACTGCGTTTTGATGAACTGGATGAAGAGGTGATAGAGAAGCACCGCGGTACTTCAGGCAGTGAAGTGGAAAACCGTTTCAAGGACAACGATACGCAATTCATTGCTGTAGCTTCCGGTAAAGGCGGCGTGGGGAAATCCACTGTTGCGGTCAACCTGGCTGTCGCACTTGCTGAGAAGGGCAAGAAGGTCGGCATCATTGATGCGGATATATATGGTTTCAGTGTGCCGGATATGATGGGCATCACTGAAAAGCCGGGTATTGAAGACAAGACGATCATTCCCGTCGAACGTTTCGGTGTGAAAGTCATCTCCATGGCATTCTTCGTCGAAGAGAATACGCCGGTCATCTGGAGAGGGCCGATGCTCGGCAAGATGATCAGCAGCTTCTTCAATGAAGTGGAATGGGGAGATTTGGATTACCTCCTGCTTGACCTCCCGCCGGGTACAGGCGACGTGGCGTTGGATGTCCATCAGCTGCTGCCTCACAGTAAGGAAATCATTGTAACGACACCGCATCCGACGGCGGCGTTTGTAGCAGCACGGGCAGGCGCCATGGCACAGCATACAGATCATGAGATCATCGGCGTAATCGAAAACATGAGCTACTTCGAGAGTGAATTGACGAATGAGAAGGAGTACGTGTTCGGCAAAGGCGGTGGAGAAAAGCTTGCGCAGGAGCTACAGGCCCCACTTCTCGGCCAGCTGCCGCTCGGTCAGCCTGAATGGAATGAGAAGGATTTCGCACCTTCCGTCTATACAAAAGAGCATAAGATTGGTGAAATATACAGAAGCATTGCAGATAACGTAATCAAAGAGAGCGAATAG
- a CDS encoding alpha-amylase: MNFTLMQYFEWYLPDDGSHWDRLKDGAQEIKDMGVDAVWLPPPTKADDPSNQGYAVYDVYDLGEFDQKGAVRTKYGTREQLEAAIAACKEAGLLVYLDLVMNHKAGGDEKETFQAIEVDPEDRGTEISEPYDIEGYTRFTFPGRNGKYSEFEWDFTHFVGVDYDAKADRTSVFKIVGEHKDWSDNVDDEYGNFDYLMFSDIDYNHPAVKEEMIEWGKWLTDTLDVDGFRLDAVKHIDSKFIAEFIEAVTEHSERDIYFFGEFWNPDVEAKEGFLKDVEFDIDLFDVKLHYNLFEAANEKEKYDLTQIFEGTLVEENPWNTVTFVDNHDTQPGESLESFVDDWFKQSAYALILLRQDGYPCVFYGDYYGIDGDYDKEGMAVAIDPLLRARHTRALGEQEDYFDHPDTIGWVRLGEEDVEGSGCAVLVSNGLEEGYKKMYVGELHAGEEWTDFTGTRPDTVTIDDEGYGEFYVDSQSVSVYALPEE, from the coding sequence ATGAATTTTACACTCATGCAGTATTTTGAATGGTACTTGCCGGATGATGGTTCCCATTGGGACCGCCTGAAGGATGGTGCCCAGGAAATCAAGGATATGGGGGTTGATGCAGTCTGGCTCCCGCCTCCGACCAAGGCAGACGACCCGTCCAATCAGGGATACGCGGTATACGATGTCTATGATCTGGGTGAATTCGACCAGAAGGGCGCAGTCCGGACGAAATACGGCACACGCGAACAGCTTGAGGCAGCGATAGCCGCATGTAAGGAAGCAGGCCTCCTCGTCTACCTCGATCTTGTGATGAACCACAAGGCCGGCGGAGATGAGAAGGAGACATTCCAGGCGATAGAAGTGGATCCCGAAGACCGGGGGACGGAGATATCTGAACCCTATGACATCGAAGGTTATACACGCTTTACATTCCCGGGGCGCAATGGGAAGTACAGTGAATTCGAATGGGACTTCACCCACTTCGTCGGAGTGGACTACGATGCCAAGGCAGATCGTACAAGTGTATTCAAGATCGTCGGGGAACATAAGGACTGGAGCGACAACGTCGATGATGAATATGGTAATTTCGACTACCTGATGTTTTCGGACATCGATTATAACCACCCGGCCGTCAAAGAGGAAATGATCGAATGGGGCAAGTGGCTCACCGATACACTCGATGTCGACGGCTTCAGGCTCGATGCAGTGAAGCATATCGACAGCAAGTTCATCGCCGAGTTCATCGAGGCAGTAACGGAACACTCAGAACGGGATATATATTTCTTCGGTGAATTCTGGAATCCAGATGTCGAGGCCAAGGAAGGGTTTCTGAAGGATGTCGAGTTTGATATCGACCTTTTCGATGTGAAGCTCCACTACAACCTCTTCGAAGCGGCCAATGAAAAGGAAAAATATGACCTGACACAGATCTTCGAAGGAACGCTAGTCGAGGAGAATCCATGGAATACAGTAACATTCGTCGACAACCATGATACCCAGCCCGGCGAGTCGCTCGAATCTTTCGTGGACGATTGGTTCAAGCAGTCGGCCTATGCTCTGATCCTCCTCAGGCAGGATGGATACCCTTGCGTATTCTATGGAGACTATTATGGCATCGACGGCGATTATGACAAGGAAGGCATGGCGGTCGCGATAGATCCGCTGCTCCGTGCAAGACATACCCGGGCTCTCGGGGAGCAGGAAGACTACTTCGACCATCCCGATACCATCGGCTGGGTCCGGTTAGGTGAAGAAGACGTCGAAGGTTCAGGTTGTGCCGTCCTCGTTTCCAATGGTCTGGAGGAAGGTTATAAAAAGATGTATGTCGGCGAATTGCATGCCGGTGAGGAATGGACGGACTTCACCGGGACCCGCCCGGACACGGTAACCATCGATGACGAGGGCTATGGTGAATTCTATGTCGACAGCCAGAGTGTCAGTGTCTACGCACTTCCTGAAGAATAG
- a CDS encoding alanine/glycine:cation symporter family protein, whose product METITAISTFLWGYPIIILLFFTSVYLTFRLKFFQFVYPLYIFKQTIGRVGKKTKGKGTITPFQTLTTALSSTIGAANIVGVPVAIMLGGPGAVFWMWVIAVFGMALKFGETALGVHYREQNAAGEYVGGPTYYMKNGIKWPMVGKILAAWYATFLLIELVPSIMVQSNSVASTIEESFDFSPLITGIIIAVAVGIVVFGGVKRIGKVTSFLVPFMAGFYIIAGMIIIFMNITAVPDAFALIFTEAFNPTAALGGGAGAVLAETIRWGFARGIYSNEAGLGTSPIAHAAAKTDHPIRQAFWAVIQIIVDTLIICTITALVVIMTGVWQDSDAHEDSVREALTARAFGETFGPIGNSVVSLALVIFVFSTITVVVFYGARQAEYLFGLWAGTVMKGVYVVSIVIGAIGGATVLWAFLDLTLFFVILPNIIAVILLSPKIIELKREFFKSDDYYQKDIREENS is encoded by the coding sequence ATGGAGACCATTACAGCAATATCGACTTTCTTATGGGGCTATCCCATCATTATTCTACTTTTCTTTACAAGCGTCTATCTCACTTTCAGACTGAAATTCTTCCAGTTCGTCTACCCGCTCTACATCTTCAAGCAGACTATAGGAAGAGTGGGTAAAAAGACGAAGGGGAAAGGGACCATCACACCTTTCCAGACATTGACCACTGCCCTCTCATCCACGATCGGGGCAGCCAACATCGTCGGGGTGCCTGTAGCCATCATGCTTGGCGGCCCCGGTGCTGTCTTCTGGATGTGGGTCATCGCCGTATTCGGCATGGCCCTGAAATTCGGTGAAACTGCACTCGGTGTGCATTACAGGGAACAGAATGCAGCAGGCGAATATGTAGGCGGCCCTACATACTACATGAAGAATGGAATCAAATGGCCGATGGTCGGAAAAATCCTTGCCGCCTGGTACGCCACCTTCCTGCTCATCGAGCTTGTGCCGAGCATCATGGTGCAAAGTAATTCAGTTGCCAGCACCATAGAGGAGTCTTTTGATTTCAGCCCGCTGATCACCGGCATCATCATTGCGGTTGCTGTGGGTATCGTCGTATTCGGAGGCGTCAAACGTATCGGGAAGGTCACCTCCTTCCTTGTGCCATTCATGGCCGGCTTCTACATCATTGCAGGCATGATCATCATCTTCATGAACATCACTGCAGTACCTGACGCCTTCGCCCTCATCTTTACAGAGGCGTTCAACCCGACTGCCGCACTTGGGGGCGGAGCCGGCGCTGTTCTTGCTGAAACGATACGCTGGGGCTTCGCCCGTGGCATCTACAGTAACGAAGCCGGCTTGGGTACCTCTCCGATCGCCCATGCGGCAGCGAAAACCGACCACCCGATCCGTCAGGCTTTCTGGGCTGTCATCCAGATCATCGTAGATACTCTGATCATCTGTACAATTACAGCCCTGGTCGTCATCATGACGGGAGTGTGGCAGGATAGCGACGCACACGAGGACAGCGTCAGGGAAGCACTCACCGCCCGGGCATTTGGGGAAACCTTCGGCCCTATCGGCAACTCGGTCGTATCCCTTGCGCTCGTCATCTTCGTCTTCTCTACAATTACAGTAGTCGTCTTCTATGGGGCAAGACAGGCTGAGTACCTCTTCGGCCTTTGGGCAGGCACAGTGATGAAGGGGGTCTATGTGGTATCCATAGTCATCGGTGCAATAGGCGGCGCCACAGTACTGTGGGCCTTCCTTGACCTTACACTCTTCTTCGTCATACTGCCGAACATCATTGCCGTCATACTGCTGTCGCCGAAGATCATCGAACTGAAACGAGAGTTCTTCAAGTCCGATGACTATTACCAGAAGGATATACGGGAAGAAAACTCCTGA
- a CDS encoding NAD/NADP-dependent octopine/nopaline dehydrogenase family protein — protein sequence MGLKISIFGAGHGGITAAADMTEKGHTVTLYQSPQSGRDLSKIEETREINFNGSPVKIHKFTREIAEAVHDQDVLMLAIPSTAIEPVAENIAPHLEDGQYILINSASAMCSIRFKRVLHNMKADVDVKVGETMSLTYASRYFPEKNEAQLIAYNKHNLFAAYPSRHTEEMLEVFNRMYDHLKPAENILETTLNNGNPESHPGPSILNAGRIDFAGDEFYLYKEGITEHTVNVIHRIDEERQAICKALGFEALSKSERSVRSGYFEEGKSLLEQYNSSKVLKDIVGPTDLENRYVTEDVSNGLVLWASIGDMVDVETPVMDAVITLTGVLLGRDYFKQGVTLGKLGIESTNAEQLNHLMKYNHTRD from the coding sequence ATGGGTTTGAAGATCAGCATTTTTGGTGCAGGGCATGGTGGCATCACGGCTGCTGCAGATATGACTGAAAAAGGACATACGGTCACTCTGTACCAATCACCACAGTCCGGCAGAGACTTGAGCAAAATTGAAGAGACGAGGGAGATCAATTTCAATGGCTCCCCGGTCAAGATACACAAATTCACGAGGGAAATCGCTGAAGCGGTCCATGACCAGGATGTACTCATGCTTGCCATACCATCGACCGCCATCGAACCCGTTGCAGAAAATATTGCGCCCCATCTTGAAGACGGCCAGTACATTCTGATCAACAGCGCAAGTGCAATGTGCAGTATCCGCTTCAAACGTGTACTGCACAATATGAAGGCGGACGTGGATGTCAAAGTGGGGGAGACGATGTCCCTCACCTATGCTTCCCGGTACTTCCCCGAAAAGAATGAGGCGCAGCTCATCGCCTACAACAAACACAACCTGTTCGCGGCATATCCTTCCCGCCATACAGAAGAGATGCTCGAAGTATTCAACAGGATGTATGATCATCTGAAACCGGCTGAAAATATCCTTGAGACGACACTCAATAATGGAAACCCTGAAAGTCATCCAGGACCGTCCATTCTGAATGCAGGCCGGATCGATTTTGCTGGAGATGAGTTCTACCTTTACAAGGAAGGCATCACTGAACATACAGTGAATGTCATCCATCGTATAGATGAAGAACGGCAGGCAATATGCAAGGCACTCGGCTTCGAAGCACTTTCAAAGTCGGAGAGGAGTGTAAGGAGCGGCTACTTCGAGGAAGGGAAATCTCTGCTCGAGCAGTACAACAGTTCCAAAGTGCTGAAGGATATCGTAGGTCCGACGGATCTTGAAAATCGATATGTAACAGAAGATGTCTCCAATGGTCTGGTATTATGGGCAAGCATCGGGGATATGGTTGATGTGGAAACACCGGTGATGGATGCGGTAATCACTTTGACAGGCGTACTGCTTGGCCGTGATTATTTCAAACAGGGTGTCACACTCGGCAAGCTCGGTATAGAGTCGACAAATGCCGAACAGCTGAACCATCTGATGAAGTATAATCATACACGCGACTAA
- a CDS encoding amidohydrolase, with protein MKTLYYNGTIHTMKAPGDTVEAVLEDGGRILATGSKAELAGRGGQLVDLGGKTMLPGLADTHQHLIMLGKMLKSLALHEVQDIEEMKRLINDFESTHEWNLILGYDENNFPDQYRMSHEELDALTDKPTLVTRVCQHAGLINTRGLEVLGLDGSTEDPEGGYYERDEEGNLTGWAYDKAFEALRAATVDDDVESLSADIETAVEHLYTYGITNVHTEDMSYYGPYQLPYEAYMETLGPDRKKFRVNLLRHEAVYDEMIGDGLSFKDDWVEKDAMKLFMDGAFGGKTALVKAPYEETDDHGIQIHSVEALESLVRKARANGDAVAVHVIGDKACELVVDAIEKYPVPEGRHDRLIHCSLLSAELIDRMAQLPLICDVQPTFLTSDMPWVESYLGSERMEYLYAFRTMQAHGLLLGGSSDAPIEAVDPLLGIHTLVTRRGASGVYNEDERISRYDAFRMYTHNAAAIINKENKAGLIAPGYYADFAIFDRDVMTCEADELLEAKVEKTIIDGTTVYESNN; from the coding sequence GTGAAGACACTGTATTATAATGGTACAATCCATACGATGAAAGCACCAGGGGATACTGTAGAGGCTGTACTCGAAGATGGCGGCCGTATCCTTGCGACAGGCTCAAAGGCAGAGTTGGCCGGCAGGGGTGGCCAGTTGGTGGACCTTGGTGGAAAGACGATGCTTCCCGGTCTCGCAGACACCCACCAGCACTTGATCATGCTGGGGAAGATGCTGAAATCCCTTGCGCTTCATGAAGTGCAGGATATAGAAGAAATGAAGCGTCTGATCAATGATTTTGAGTCGACACATGAATGGAATCTGATACTTGGATATGATGAAAATAACTTCCCGGACCAATACCGTATGTCGCATGAGGAACTGGATGCATTGACCGACAAGCCGACATTGGTCACCCGGGTCTGCCAGCATGCTGGCCTTATCAATACTCGCGGACTGGAGGTGCTGGGGCTGGATGGTTCAACAGAGGATCCCGAAGGGGGATACTACGAACGCGATGAAGAGGGGAACCTGACAGGGTGGGCCTACGACAAGGCATTCGAGGCCCTCAGGGCAGCGACAGTCGATGATGATGTGGAGTCGCTGAGCGCGGACATCGAAACGGCAGTGGAGCATCTGTATACTTACGGCATCACGAATGTCCATACGGAGGACATGTCATATTATGGCCCATACCAATTGCCATATGAAGCCTACATGGAGACACTCGGGCCGGATAGGAAGAAGTTCAGGGTCAATCTCCTCAGGCATGAGGCGGTCTATGACGAAATGATCGGGGATGGACTGTCCTTCAAGGATGACTGGGTCGAAAAAGACGCAATGAAACTATTTATGGACGGTGCGTTCGGGGGCAAAACAGCCCTCGTAAAAGCACCATATGAAGAAACGGATGATCATGGCATCCAGATCCATTCGGTCGAAGCCCTCGAATCACTGGTCAGGAAAGCCCGCGCCAATGGAGACGCGGTGGCGGTCCATGTCATCGGGGATAAGGCATGCGAATTGGTGGTCGATGCAATCGAGAAGTATCCTGTCCCGGAAGGCAGGCATGACCGTCTGATCCACTGCAGCCTGCTCAGTGCAGAACTGATCGACAGGATGGCGCAGCTCCCTCTCATCTGTGATGTCCAGCCGACCTTTCTGACATCCGACATGCCGTGGGTCGAATCCTATCTTGGATCGGAGCGGATGGAGTATCTCTATGCTTTCCGCACCATGCAGGCGCATGGTCTTCTGCTTGGTGGCTCCTCCGATGCACCGATAGAAGCTGTAGATCCTCTGCTCGGAATCCATACACTGGTGACCCGCAGGGGGGCATCGGGAGTGTATAATGAAGATGAACGCATCAGTCGATATGATGCGTTCAGGATGTATACACATAATGCTGCAGCAATCATCAACAAGGAAAACAAGGCCGGGCTTATTGCACCGGGTTATTACGCCGACTTCGCAATCTTCGACAGGGATGTCATGACATGTGAAGCGGATGAACTGCTTGAAGCAAAAGTGGAGAAGACAATAATTGACGGCACCACCGTCTACGAATCAAATAATTAG
- the proC gene encoding pyrroline-5-carboxylate reductase: protein MKIVFYGAGNMASAIFIGMIENNVVKPDQIYLTSRSQKEKIMFFKENLGVNVSYDDTELLDGADYVILASKPQSFPDVAKRIRPHLEEKTKIVSVMAGTQIKTIRRELGTENPIARLMPNTNAMVQHSVSGITYSENFPDKDELVELMESFGTTVTVEEDVMHNITAATGSGSAFLYYIYEKYAESLMELGFDEEEALFLTRNLVIGAGKMVEESELPFSQLRKNITSKNGTTEAGLNALDGEGIKEILTATLNAAANRSEELSQDDD, encoded by the coding sequence ATGAAAATTGTCTTTTACGGTGCGGGAAACATGGCGAGTGCCATATTCATTGGCATGATAGAAAATAATGTCGTGAAACCGGATCAGATCTACCTGACGAGCAGAAGCCAGAAGGAAAAGATCATGTTCTTCAAGGAGAACCTGGGTGTCAACGTTTCTTATGACGATACAGAACTGCTGGATGGCGCAGACTATGTCATTCTGGCAAGCAAGCCGCAGAGCTTCCCGGATGTCGCCAAAAGAATCCGTCCGCATCTTGAGGAAAAGACAAAAATCGTATCGGTCATGGCCGGGACCCAGATCAAGACGATCCGACGGGAATTGGGGACCGAAAATCCGATTGCGAGACTGATGCCGAACACAAATGCGATGGTCCAGCATTCAGTGAGTGGAATAACCTACAGCGAAAATTTCCCTGACAAGGATGAACTCGTTGAGCTTATGGAAAGCTTTGGTACGACTGTGACCGTAGAGGAAGACGTCATGCACAACATTACTGCAGCAACCGGTTCCGGTTCAGCCTTCCTGTACTATATATACGAAAAATATGCGGAAAGCCTGATGGAGCTCGGATTCGATGAGGAAGAGGCATTGTTCCTGACACGCAACCTCGTGATCGGTGCCGGCAAGATGGTAGAGGAGTCCGAACTGCCGTTCAGCCAGCTCAGGAAGAACATCACCTCAAAGAATGGTACGACAGAAGCGGGACTGAATGCACTGGATGGCGAAGGCATCAAGGAGATACTCACTGCGACATTGAATGCTGCAGCAAACCGGAGTGAAGAACTGAGCCAGGATGACGACTAG
- the trhA gene encoding PAQR family membrane homeostasis protein TrhA: MGEKLGGSLKHIVPLSFGEEVGNSVSHGVAALIFIGLLPFTSVYMYVQGGTMHAVGGSVYVISILLMFLTSTLYHSMAHNTQHKYIMRLLDHSLIYVAIAGTYTPIALSVIGGTWGLVTLIIQWAAAVFGILYKVLSPKVNSKVSLGFYLVMGWMAVIFFPHIFNNTNWMFLLMLVLGGVSYTVGAWFYAQKTRKYFHMIWHFFIVAASFLHYVGIVFYIH, encoded by the coding sequence ATGGGCGAGAAGCTCGGCGGCTCCCTGAAACATATCGTCCCCCTGTCCTTCGGCGAGGAAGTGGGGAACAGTGTGAGCCATGGCGTAGCAGCACTCATCTTCATCGGACTGCTGCCATTCACTTCCGTTTATATGTATGTACAGGGAGGCACCATGCATGCGGTGGGGGGATCGGTATATGTCATCAGCATCCTGCTCATGTTCCTCACATCGACGCTCTACCATTCGATGGCACATAACACCCAGCATAAATACATCATGCGCCTGCTGGACCACAGTCTGATCTATGTCGCCATTGCGGGCACATATACACCCATTGCCCTGTCGGTCATCGGCGGCACATGGGGGTTGGTTACGCTCATCATCCAGTGGGCTGCTGCTGTCTTCGGGATATTGTATAAAGTGCTCAGTCCGAAGGTGAACAGCAAGGTGAGTCTCGGGTTCTACCTGGTCATGGGCTGGATGGCGGTCATCTTCTTCCCGCATATATTCAACAATACCAACTGGATGTTCCTGCTCATGCTGGTGCTTGGCGGGGTGAGCTACACCGTCGGCGCATGGTTCTATGCACAGAAGACACGGAAATATTTTCACATGATATGGCACTTCTTCATTGTCGCAGCGAGTTTCCTGCACTATGTGGGCATAGTGTTCTATATCCATTGA
- a CDS encoding UTP--glucose-1-phosphate uridylyltransferase yields MITDWIPQYELLEKSYQEKLDAQYQTLDTDEIKAVYENVYLNPKHVDMSSIKEVPFVRPAELERDMLEDIAYQAMAEGQVAILLMAGGQGTRLEHQGPKGTFSFEGRSLFELQAAQLQAFEEKVKTPLQWYIMTSDINHEETLKFFEDHHHFGLAPENIHFFRQEHFPALSKEGELLIDERKDIMLTPNGNGGIFGALKRSGMLDDMKSRGIAHVFMNNVDNVVVKVADPLLVGLHIQNDNEVTSKSITPKPGESVGRLCLVNGEKSVVEYTELPEGQGDAFKNGNIGIHMFSTGFLEKAADVRMPYHLALKKLEHMNRTLKVVKEEGLKFEKFYFDAFRHAKTHMTLQVDRKGEFSPLKNKVGKDSIETAYRDLTDEGLI; encoded by the coding sequence ATGATTACAGACTGGATACCCCAATATGAACTGCTGGAGAAAAGCTACCAGGAGAAGCTTGACGCACAATATCAGACACTCGACACTGATGAGATCAAGGCGGTTTACGAAAATGTCTACCTGAACCCGAAACATGTGGATATGTCATCGATCAAGGAAGTGCCCTTCGTGAGACCAGCGGAGCTGGAACGGGACATGCTTGAGGATATTGCATACCAGGCGATGGCGGAAGGACAGGTGGCCATCCTCCTGATGGCAGGCGGCCAGGGGACACGTCTTGAACATCAGGGTCCGAAAGGGACCTTCTCCTTTGAAGGGCGCTCCCTTTTTGAACTTCAGGCAGCACAACTTCAGGCATTTGAAGAAAAGGTGAAGACGCCACTGCAGTGGTATATCATGACGAGCGATATAAATCATGAAGAGACACTCAAATTTTTTGAGGACCATCACCATTTTGGACTGGCGCCTGAAAATATCCATTTCTTCAGGCAGGAGCACTTCCCGGCCCTGTCCAAGGAGGGAGAGCTGCTGATCGATGAAAGGAAGGACATCATGCTGACGCCGAACGGCAACGGCGGTATATTCGGTGCACTGAAGCGCAGCGGCATGCTCGACGATATGAAATCGAGGGGCATCGCTCATGTGTTCATGAACAATGTCGATAATGTCGTAGTGAAGGTGGCGGATCCGCTGCTGGTCGGCCTTCACATCCAAAATGATAATGAAGTGACATCGAAATCCATCACCCCAAAGCCAGGTGAGAGTGTAGGACGGCTGTGCCTGGTCAATGGAGAGAAGAGTGTGGTCGAGTATACCGAACTTCCTGAAGGGCAGGGCGATGCATTCAAGAATGGTAACATCGGCATCCATATGTTCAGTACCGGCTTCCTCGAGAAGGCGGCAGATGTGAGGATGCCCTATCATCTGGCCCTGAAGAAGCTGGAACACATGAACAGAACGCTCAAGGTTGTGAAAGAGGAAGGGCTCAAGTTTGAGAAATTCTATTTTGATGCTTTCCGTCATGCGAAGACCCACATGACCCTCCAGGTCGACCGCAAAGGGGAGTTTTCTCCGCTTAAGAACAAGGTGGGCAAGGACAGCATCGAAACTGCCTATAGGGATCTTACGGATGAAGGGCTGATATGA